A genomic segment from Bacillus cereus G9842 encodes:
- a CDS encoding TRM11 family SAM-dependent methyltransferase, whose product MNNHSKTPACIYTYAFREEERALCYLEMRSFFGMESHVNILKSDVKIDPSRSAFMKERVEVMYEGDDLESILKQVEQIDLAGATFKVIFVKINDLVGENKIEYGERRLIERDLGMHIEGEADVRNPERVFGIVPLGGRWYFGHYVESEPVWYHHIKKPHSYSTSLSTRVARSVANIAVPNPEGVRAIDPCCGIGTVVVEALSMGINIVGRDINPLVVLGTRKNIAHFGFEGTVTKGPIEEITENYDVAIIDMPYDLFTHATPEDQLSILSSARRIAKKVVVVTMETMDDMIHEAGFEITDRCITRKGSFTRQILVCE is encoded by the coding sequence TTGAATAATCATAGTAAAACACCTGCCTGTATATATACGTATGCATTTCGTGAGGAGGAGCGTGCTTTATGTTACTTGGAAATGCGCTCGTTCTTTGGAATGGAGTCCCACGTTAATATTTTAAAAAGTGATGTCAAAATTGACCCGAGTAGAAGTGCGTTTATGAAAGAGCGCGTTGAGGTTATGTATGAAGGGGACGACTTAGAAAGCATTTTAAAACAAGTGGAACAAATTGATTTGGCGGGAGCGACATTTAAAGTTATTTTCGTTAAAATCAATGACCTCGTTGGGGAGAATAAAATTGAATATGGAGAAAGACGTCTTATTGAACGAGACCTTGGCATGCATATCGAAGGAGAAGCGGATGTTCGTAATCCAGAGCGTGTATTCGGGATTGTTCCTCTTGGAGGACGCTGGTACTTCGGGCACTATGTAGAAAGCGAACCAGTTTGGTATCATCACATAAAAAAACCGCATAGCTATTCGACATCACTTAGCACACGTGTTGCGAGATCAGTTGCAAATATCGCTGTACCAAATCCAGAGGGAGTACGAGCAATTGACCCGTGCTGCGGTATTGGAACAGTAGTAGTAGAAGCACTTTCTATGGGGATTAATATCGTTGGTAGAGATATTAATCCACTTGTAGTTCTTGGAACGAGAAAAAACATCGCACATTTTGGATTTGAAGGAACAGTAACAAAAGGACCAATTGAAGAAATTACTGAGAACTACGACGTTGCAATTATCGATATGCCGTATGACTTATTTACGCATGCCACACCAGAAGACCAGCTCTCCATTCTTTCAAGTGCGCGCCGCATTGCTAAAAAAGTAGTCGTTGTAACGATGGAGACAATGGATGACATGATCCATGAAGCAGGATTTGAAATTACAGATCGCTGTATTACAAGAAAAGGGTCATTTACTAGACAAATTCTTGTTTGTGAATAA
- the csaB gene encoding polysaccharide pyruvyl transferase CsaB, giving the protein MRLVLSGYYGFYNVGDEAILQSIIESLSKENPDIELVVLSNDSKYTKERYGVESVDRWNIKAVYHAIKNSDGVISGGGSLLQDQTSTKSILYYTGIMGLARLLKKPYYIYSQGIGPITKGYNRLLVKWNLSKASYVSVRDEDSFLYLKELGIKNDIEIVPDPVLTWKRTKQSDWLQKHSIHGKVIAVSVRYWNSKEDYVKKLATALKKLKQEGYQILFVPMHEPFDQKASREVVDLMGEETYMLPYKMDIDEKIFILSQCSLLIGMRLHALVFSAVAKTPMVGISYDPKIDSFLSQVNQPVIGSVDGEWSAEYLYEIAKKQLMQQGTVEQELQLIIDELRLQGKQATKKLIDHMEKDTLLKK; this is encoded by the coding sequence GTGCGTTTAGTCTTATCAGGATATTATGGTTTTTATAATGTTGGAGACGAGGCGATTCTACAATCAATTATTGAATCGTTAAGTAAAGAGAACCCGGATATAGAACTAGTAGTACTATCAAATGATTCTAAATATACAAAGGAAAGGTATGGTGTAGAATCGGTAGATCGCTGGAATATAAAAGCTGTTTATCATGCAATCAAAAACAGTGATGGAGTTATTAGCGGTGGCGGGAGCCTTCTTCAAGATCAGACAAGTACGAAGAGTATTCTATATTATACGGGTATTATGGGACTCGCTCGATTATTAAAAAAGCCGTATTATATTTATTCACAAGGAATAGGTCCAATTACAAAAGGATATAATCGTCTATTAGTAAAATGGAACTTGTCAAAAGCTTCCTATGTATCAGTTCGAGATGAAGATTCGTTTTTATATTTAAAAGAACTTGGCATAAAAAACGATATTGAAATTGTTCCAGACCCTGTTTTAACATGGAAACGGACAAAACAATCGGATTGGTTGCAAAAGCATTCGATACATGGAAAAGTAATCGCGGTTAGTGTGCGTTATTGGAATTCAAAAGAAGATTATGTAAAAAAATTAGCTACGGCATTAAAAAAATTAAAGCAAGAAGGATACCAAATTCTATTTGTTCCAATGCATGAGCCATTTGATCAAAAAGCTTCGCGTGAAGTAGTAGACTTAATGGGAGAAGAGACGTATATGCTTCCATATAAAATGGATATCGACGAGAAAATATTCATTTTATCACAATGTTCATTACTAATTGGTATGCGTCTTCATGCACTTGTTTTTTCTGCTGTAGCCAAAACTCCAATGGTCGGGATTTCGTACGATCCGAAAATTGATTCGTTTTTAAGTCAAGTGAATCAGCCAGTTATAGGAAGTGTGGATGGCGAATGGAGTGCGGAGTATTTATATGAAATTGCGAAAAAGCAATTAATGCAACAAGGAACTGTGGAGCAAGAGTTACAATTAATAATAGATGAGCTTCGGTTGCAAGGCAAACAGGCAACAAAGAAACTCATTGATCATATGGAAAAAGACACTTTATTAAAAAAGTAA
- a CDS encoding enoyl-CoA hydratase translates to MEKRGVYIMEITSKTESVVVKYEGHVATVMVNRPEVLNALDEPTLKELLQKLKEVAESSAHIVVLCGNGRGFSAGGDIKSMLSSNDESKFDGIMNTISEVVVTLYTMPKLVISAIHGPTAGLGLSIALTADYVMADISSVIAMNFIGIALIPDGGGHFFLQKRVGENMTKQIIWEGKKLSATEALDIGLIDEVIGEDFQTAVKQKINEWSQKPIKAMIQTKQILCEVNRSNLEQTLQLEKRGQYAMRQTADHKEGIAAFLEKRLPAFKGE, encoded by the coding sequence ATGGAGAAAAGAGGGGTATATATAATGGAAATAACAAGTAAAACAGAATCTGTCGTTGTGAAATATGAAGGCCACGTTGCAACGGTTATGGTCAATCGCCCAGAGGTGTTAAATGCGTTAGATGAGCCGACATTAAAAGAGTTATTACAAAAGTTGAAAGAAGTAGCGGAAAGTTCTGCGCATATCGTTGTGTTATGCGGAAACGGCCGTGGTTTTTCTGCGGGTGGGGATATTAAATCGATGCTTTCAAGTAATGATGAAAGTAAGTTTGATGGCATTATGAATACTATTTCTGAAGTTGTCGTGACGTTATATACGATGCCAAAGCTTGTTATTAGTGCAATTCATGGACCAACTGCAGGTCTTGGATTAAGTATTGCGTTAACAGCTGATTATGTAATGGCGGATATATCATCTGTTATTGCAATGAACTTTATTGGAATCGCTTTAATTCCAGATGGAGGCGGTCATTTCTTCCTTCAAAAGCGCGTCGGTGAAAATATGACGAAGCAAATTATTTGGGAAGGTAAGAAATTATCAGCGACAGAAGCGCTTGATATCGGCTTAATTGATGAAGTAATCGGCGAAGATTTCCAAACGGCTGTGAAGCAAAAAATTAATGAATGGTCACAAAAACCGATTAAAGCAATGATTCAAACGAAGCAAATTTTATGTGAAGTAAATCGCTCTAATTTAGAGCAAACATTGCAATTAGAAAAGCGTGGTCAATATGCAATGAGACAAACAGCGGATCATAAAGAAGGAATTGCTGCGTTTTTAGAGAAACGTTTACCAGCATTTAAAGGGGAATAA
- a CDS encoding O-antigen ligase family protein: MVTKLKQTDNYFPHFLLLFIVFQPILDLLTSFSIYILHMSATVGVVVRFAFMLLALGYLLLHHKQQDAKKYILYLCLLGIALAIGLVNNMMVKSPVSFGEEVKFILKSIYPIVLLFGYIIAFKELKNKEYVFHKIITYFLYATLILSITMIVAMQTGTDFPSYPHSKIGSRGWFFAGNDLSSLFAIMFPIIVLYSIHKTTSFSKIYYWIPTILAMYASIMVGTKVGYGAIVITLGVALFFSFIEYMINRKKEGKGFTHIVNTIVAAVILGGLIALTPHTPIAKNMGIHMQIYEYKKSVQEEKDRKEGKVIKEDPEDAKKHAKGELTDSEVKSLIYSDRDKFLKTYKQYYKDAPLSQKLFGMGYAGNYTDKIKLIEMDFHDLFFAFGIVGFLIYLIPLLYFGIKLFISMITNFKKIMKVKYMLLASTLILSLGIGFMSGHVLTAPAVSIFFVVILAYIIVDFEIE, from the coding sequence ATGGTTACTAAGTTGAAACAAACGGATAACTACTTCCCACATTTCCTATTGCTATTCATTGTGTTTCAACCAATTTTAGATTTATTAACATCTTTTTCAATCTATATATTACACATGAGCGCAACAGTTGGAGTTGTAGTCCGTTTCGCCTTTATGCTTCTTGCATTAGGATACCTACTTCTTCATCACAAACAACAAGATGCGAAAAAGTACATCCTCTATTTATGTTTACTCGGAATCGCACTCGCAATCGGTCTTGTAAATAATATGATGGTTAAATCTCCAGTTTCATTTGGAGAAGAAGTTAAATTCATCTTAAAGAGCATATATCCAATTGTGCTACTGTTTGGATATATTATCGCCTTTAAAGAGCTAAAAAATAAAGAGTATGTATTTCATAAAATCATTACATATTTCTTATATGCAACTTTAATTTTAAGCATCACAATGATTGTCGCAATGCAAACTGGAACAGATTTCCCAAGCTATCCTCACTCAAAAATCGGTTCAAGAGGTTGGTTCTTCGCTGGAAATGATTTAAGTTCTCTTTTCGCCATTATGTTCCCAATCATTGTCTTATATTCGATACATAAAACAACTTCTTTCTCGAAAATATATTACTGGATTCCAACAATACTTGCGATGTATGCAAGTATTATGGTCGGAACGAAAGTCGGATATGGCGCAATTGTTATTACATTAGGCGTAGCACTTTTCTTCTCATTCATTGAATACATGATAAATCGTAAAAAAGAAGGAAAAGGATTTACACATATTGTAAATACCATTGTTGCCGCAGTTATACTAGGAGGTTTAATTGCTCTTACACCGCATACTCCTATCGCAAAAAATATGGGCATTCACATGCAAATATACGAATACAAAAAATCAGTACAAGAAGAGAAAGATCGAAAAGAAGGAAAAGTAATTAAAGAAGATCCAGAAGATGCAAAAAAACATGCAAAAGGTGAACTTACAGATTCTGAAGTGAAAAGTTTAATTTATAGTGATCGCGACAAATTCTTAAAAACATACAAACAATACTATAAAGACGCACCGCTTTCACAAAAACTATTCGGAATGGGTTACGCTGGTAACTACACAGATAAAATTAAATTAATTGAAATGGACTTCCATGACCTATTTTTCGCCTTTGGCATTGTCGGTTTCCTTATTTACTTAATACCACTTCTATACTTTGGTATTAAATTATTCATCAGCATGATCACAAACTTTAAGAAAATCATGAAAGTAAAGTATATGCTATTAGCGAGCACACTCATTCTATCACTTGGCATTGGTTTTATGTCTGGCCACGTATTAACAGCGCCAGCCGTTAGTATTTTCTTCGTTGTTATACTCGCTTATATCATTGTTGATTTTGAAATTGAATAG
- a CDS encoding N-acetylmuramoyl-L-alanine amidase, translated as MKYKAIAAGLLAANLLAHPISSLAETKKFPDVSDSAWSKDAIYYLVERNVINGMPDGNFMPYGNLTRAQAAKIIATAIGAKVDPNAKPSYNDAKNSWAASFIAAMEKENIIKGREPGVFDPEGKVTRAEMAAMLVRAYNLKSKVTGPVPTKFADLENHWGKEEVNILVELKLSLGTENGWKPNDSITREQAAQLTAQTDKFSKNSDRPVETKKMYIDRKFITYHAPSLSSGISANQHNPQMVEIKEERDGWIKIATSKGDKWTPLVEKTEVINEGFTTYAEASSSSKVMGTHNAQQVTVIEENGSWIRIRMGAGFQWVNKNQLNPVKQGNFLEGKAIIIDPGHGGVDSGNPGYYEKESETVLDVSLRLQKIFEKKTPFTVLFTRTDDTRPGTSASDSLKKRVEFAQKNNGDIFVSIHGNGTEEKNGQGTETFYYESATARGTNPNVSESRLLAEKIQERLVDALGTKDRGVKKGDLYVIRENTMPAVLAELAFVDNKSDADKIATPAQRQNAAEAIYQGILDYYEEMGNNVSSFR; from the coding sequence ATGAAGTACAAAGCAATAGCCGCAGGTTTATTAGCAGCAAATTTACTAGCACATCCAATTAGTAGTTTAGCAGAAACGAAGAAATTTCCTGATGTTTCAGATAGTGCGTGGTCGAAAGACGCAATTTATTATTTAGTAGAGAGAAATGTAATTAACGGTATGCCAGATGGTAACTTTATGCCATACGGAAATTTAACACGTGCCCAGGCAGCAAAGATTATCGCAACAGCAATTGGGGCTAAAGTAGATCCAAATGCAAAGCCGTCTTATAATGATGCAAAAAATAGTTGGGCAGCTTCATTTATTGCAGCCATGGAAAAAGAGAATATTATTAAAGGGCGAGAACCAGGAGTATTTGATCCTGAAGGAAAAGTAACTCGTGCTGAAATGGCAGCTATGCTTGTAAGAGCATATAATCTGAAGAGCAAAGTAACAGGACCAGTTCCTACAAAATTCGCTGATTTAGAGAATCATTGGGGTAAAGAAGAAGTTAATATTTTAGTAGAATTAAAACTTTCTTTAGGTACAGAGAATGGCTGGAAACCGAATGATTCTATTACGCGTGAACAAGCAGCTCAGCTTACTGCGCAAACAGATAAATTTAGCAAGAATAGTGATCGTCCAGTAGAAACAAAGAAAATGTACATAGATAGAAAATTCATTACATATCACGCACCATCATTAAGTTCTGGGATTAGTGCAAATCAGCATAATCCACAAATGGTTGAAATTAAAGAAGAACGAGATGGATGGATCAAAATTGCAACAAGTAAAGGTGATAAATGGACACCTTTAGTAGAGAAAACAGAAGTTATTAATGAAGGATTCACTACTTATGCAGAAGCTTCTTCTTCTTCAAAAGTAATGGGAACACATAACGCACAACAAGTAACTGTTATTGAAGAGAACGGCAGCTGGATTCGTATCCGCATGGGCGCTGGTTTCCAATGGGTTAATAAAAATCAATTAAATCCAGTGAAGCAAGGTAACTTCTTAGAAGGAAAAGCTATTATCATTGATCCAGGTCATGGCGGAGTTGATTCAGGTAATCCAGGTTATTATGAGAAAGAAAGTGAAACTGTATTAGATGTATCACTACGATTACAGAAGATATTTGAGAAAAAGACACCATTTACTGTGTTATTCACTCGTACAGATGATACACGTCCAGGAACAAGTGCTTCTGATTCTTTAAAGAAACGTGTAGAATTTGCTCAAAAAAATAATGGGGATATTTTTGTAAGTATTCATGGTAATGGCACGGAAGAGAAAAATGGACAAGGTACAGAAACGTTCTATTATGAATCAGCGACAGCAAGAGGAACAAATCCTAACGTATCAGAAAGTCGTTTACTAGCAGAAAAAATTCAAGAGCGTCTTGTAGATGCACTGGGAACAAAAGATCGTGGTGTGAAAAAAGGCGATTTATACGTAATTAGAGAAAATACAATGCCAGCTGTATTAGCAGAATTAGCATTTGTAGATAATAAAAGTGATGCAGATAAAATAGCTACACCAGCGCAAAGACAAAATGCAGCGGAAGCTATTTATCAAGGTATTTTAGATTACTATGAAGAAATGGGTAACAACGTGTCTTCTTTCCGTTAA
- a CDS encoding putative polysaccharide biosynthesis protein: MNKTFVKGAAILTITTFLSKLLGSFFQIPLQNIAGDEVLGIFRLVFPVYMIALTLSVAGVPLAISKLIAELNEKNKQKEIAKLFKSASIIGIAFGVFGCLVIVLFSIEIANMLGGQETRMPLLITSLALLIAPYMAVYRGYFQGFGDMKPTGVSQVIEQFVRVFFMLIIAYILVSWDKSNTVITSGAMVGSFLGVISSLIYLRIKYNRSPYYNKSNSYSLRDLRENGKKILRVSIPIAIGALSMPLLNLVDSLTIPHVLQGSSTEIQEQFGIYSRGFAFTQIIVIFASAIVFPLIPLLTSALAKRDINLAKITIQNTNRLAHVLTAPLTVWLMALTVPLNVGLFTDVKGSSMLTVMIGSSYFTAVMVLSIGVLQGINRSAQAAWIVIGASCVKVVLNIMLVQKFGIDGAAYSTLITYVLICIVNHLYIRSYIAYSIHFKNFFGVLAIASILGLGLYELFNVIDVTSSRIMTLLFSGIALSITTILYGVCALKLKWISIKKIPFLKR; this comes from the coding sequence ATGAATAAAACATTTGTAAAAGGAGCAGCAATTTTAACCATTACAACTTTTTTGTCGAAATTGCTTGGTAGTTTTTTTCAAATTCCATTACAAAATATTGCAGGAGATGAAGTGCTAGGTATTTTCCGCCTTGTTTTTCCTGTATATATGATTGCTCTTACATTATCGGTAGCCGGAGTTCCACTTGCAATTTCGAAACTAATTGCAGAGTTGAACGAAAAAAATAAGCAAAAGGAAATTGCGAAATTATTTAAATCAGCGTCAATTATAGGGATAGCATTTGGCGTTTTCGGCTGTTTAGTCATTGTATTATTTTCTATTGAAATTGCAAATATGCTCGGTGGACAAGAAACTAGAATGCCGTTGCTTATTACTTCATTAGCATTACTCATTGCGCCATACATGGCGGTGTATAGAGGGTATTTCCAAGGTTTCGGTGATATGAAACCAACAGGAGTATCACAAGTCATTGAGCAATTTGTCCGTGTGTTTTTTATGTTAATAATTGCTTACATACTAGTATCGTGGGATAAGAGTAATACTGTTATTACTAGTGGTGCGATGGTTGGCTCTTTTCTTGGAGTCATTAGTTCGCTTATATATTTGCGTATAAAATATAATAGAAGTCCATACTACAATAAAAGCAATTCCTATTCGCTCCGAGATTTAAGAGAAAACGGCAAAAAGATATTGCGGGTATCGATCCCAATCGCTATCGGAGCTTTATCAATGCCGCTTTTAAATTTAGTAGACTCGCTTACAATACCGCATGTATTACAAGGATCATCAACAGAAATTCAAGAACAATTTGGAATATACAGTCGCGGTTTTGCATTCACGCAAATAATTGTTATTTTTGCAAGTGCAATTGTATTTCCGTTAATACCACTTTTAACTTCCGCATTGGCCAAAAGAGATATAAATTTGGCGAAAATAACAATTCAAAATACAAATCGACTAGCGCATGTTTTGACAGCACCATTAACAGTATGGTTGATGGCATTAACAGTACCGTTAAATGTCGGATTGTTCACAGACGTAAAAGGCAGTAGTATGTTAACAGTTATGATTGGCAGTTCGTATTTTACTGCGGTTATGGTATTATCAATAGGTGTTTTACAGGGGATTAATCGTTCTGCACAAGCTGCATGGATTGTTATTGGCGCGAGTTGTGTGAAAGTCGTGTTAAACATTATGTTAGTGCAGAAGTTTGGCATAGATGGAGCGGCGTATAGTACATTAATTACTTACGTATTGATTTGTATTGTAAATCATTTGTATATTCGAAGCTATATTGCCTATTCTATTCATTTCAAAAACTTTTTCGGTGTGCTAGCAATAGCATCTATTTTAGGACTAGGATTGTATGAACTATTTAATGTGATAGATGTTACATCTTCAAGAATTATGACGTTATTATTCAGTGGTATAGCATTAAGTATTACAACCATTTTGTATGGTGTATGTGCTTTGAAATTAAAATGGATATCAATAAAAAAAATACCATTTTTGAAAAGATAA
- a CDS encoding M42 family metallopeptidase gives MAHHARETMELIKELVSIPSPSGNTAKIIDFIENYVSEWNVETKRNNKGALILTVKGKNDAQHRLLTAHVDTLGAMVKEIKPDGRLSLSMIGGFRWNSVEGEYCEIETSSGKTYTGTILMHQTSVHVYKDAGEAKRDEKNIEVRIDERVFSADEVRELGIEVGDFVSFDPRVQITESGYIKSRHLDDKVSVAILLKLIKRLQDENVTLPYTTHFLISNNEEIGYGGNSNIPEETVEYLAVDMGALGDGQTSDEYTVSICAKDSSGPYHYALRKHLVELAKTNHIEYKVDIYPYYGSDASAAIRAGFDVKHALIGAGIDSSHAFERTHESSIAHTESLVYAYVMSNLIEE, from the coding sequence ATGGCACATCATGCGAGAGAAACGATGGAACTTATTAAGGAGCTTGTCTCTATTCCGAGTCCGTCTGGAAATACAGCAAAAATTATTGATTTTATTGAAAACTATGTCAGTGAGTGGAATGTAGAAACGAAACGTAACAATAAAGGCGCTCTTATTTTAACGGTAAAAGGGAAGAATGATGCGCAGCACCGCTTATTAACGGCACACGTTGATACGTTAGGTGCGATGGTGAAAGAAATTAAGCCTGATGGTCGCCTGAGTCTTTCTATGATTGGTGGATTTCGCTGGAACTCTGTAGAAGGAGAATATTGCGAAATTGAAACATCAAGTGGCAAGACGTATACAGGAACGATTTTAATGCATCAAACATCTGTACATGTATATAAAGATGCAGGTGAAGCAAAACGCGATGAGAAAAATATTGAAGTTCGTATTGATGAGCGCGTATTTTCAGCTGATGAAGTACGCGAATTAGGAATTGAAGTAGGAGACTTCGTTTCATTTGATCCGCGCGTTCAAATTACAGAGAGTGGATACATAAAATCACGTCATTTAGATGACAAAGTAAGTGTTGCGATTTTATTAAAATTAATTAAAAGATTACAAGATGAAAACGTAACATTACCATATACGACGCATTTCTTAATTTCTAATAATGAAGAGATTGGATACGGTGGTAATTCTAATATTCCAGAAGAAACTGTTGAATACTTAGCAGTTGATATGGGAGCGTTAGGTGATGGACAAACATCTGATGAATATACAGTATCTATTTGTGCAAAAGACTCTAGCGGCCCGTACCATTACGCTTTACGTAAACATTTAGTAGAGCTTGCGAAAACGAATCATATTGAATATAAAGTAGATATTTATCCGTACTACGGATCTGATGCATCAGCTGCGATTCGTGCGGGATTTGACGTGAAACATGCGTTAATTGGAGCGGGTATTGATTCTTCTCACGCATTTGAACGTACACATGAAAGTTCTATTGCGCATACAGAATCATTAGTGTATGCATATGTAATGTCTAATTTAATTGAAGAATAA
- a CDS encoding S-layer homology domain-containing protein — translation MKTFSKGITAVALTGSLLLTPISSYAANDDITGHMFETHMRSLITKGVLMGYGENVYAPDKLVTRAEFATFIARSLNLPKADSNFEDVPKTYGLYDGVSRAYGAKIINGRTNETFSPNDVITREEMSIMVKRALDYKNIKVAVSPLTFTDKDSINYKEHVQVMVATQIIKGYPEDNTFRPHLSATRGMASAMLDRMLQTIEKNGNSNPVETKKYVVTNVRENGTEQEVERYNTYKEAVTAAQNKGMNAVKYENEFLWIKDGFASAKRITGQNIINIYDENLSTVYTYIQYGTELKVLEVGEDRVKVQLSGLTGYVKKNEITLIPTNEMKQSSYYVKSDGYLYHKYYTYNTSSPGYTEFRYGVAPSFMKQGQQMYSVDGKTFGDETFYQYFNYLSLRSKTNYTAEQLDSYVKSIKPDSPLIGLGKKFKEVESKYNVNALFLYSLAIHESYYGTSALAKDKNNLFGLKATDDSPYGNGEAFNSKEDCIEHAAKLYMNEGYLNPGHWRYTATYTGDKAAGLNAKYASDANWGKKVAGHMNRFDSYLGKKEYNKYKLARVMNNVEVKKNPSISNERLYRLNTNVVVTVTGEEIINGKAWIKVISDNPTVTEAYIAKESLEYVKH, via the coding sequence TTGAAGACTTTTTCAAAAGGTATAACAGCAGTGGCATTAACGGGATCATTACTTTTAACTCCTATTTCAAGTTATGCGGCAAATGATGATATTACAGGACATATGTTTGAGACGCATATGCGCTCACTTATTACTAAAGGAGTTTTAATGGGGTATGGTGAGAATGTATATGCGCCTGATAAATTAGTAACAAGAGCAGAGTTTGCTACATTCATAGCAAGGTCTTTAAATTTACCGAAAGCTGATTCGAATTTCGAGGATGTGCCGAAGACTTACGGTTTATATGATGGTGTAAGTAGAGCATATGGAGCGAAAATTATTAATGGTCGTACGAACGAGACGTTCTCACCAAATGATGTGATTACACGTGAAGAAATGTCGATAATGGTAAAGCGAGCATTAGACTATAAAAATATTAAAGTAGCTGTAAGTCCGCTTACCTTTACTGATAAAGATAGTATTAACTATAAAGAGCATGTACAAGTTATGGTGGCTACTCAAATTATTAAAGGGTATCCAGAAGATAATACATTTAGACCACATTTATCAGCTACAAGAGGGATGGCTTCAGCTATGTTGGATCGTATGCTTCAGACGATTGAAAAAAACGGAAATAGCAATCCTGTAGAAACTAAGAAATATGTTGTGACAAATGTAAGAGAAAACGGAACAGAGCAAGAAGTAGAGCGCTATAATACGTATAAAGAGGCAGTTACGGCTGCTCAAAATAAAGGTATGAATGCGGTAAAATACGAGAACGAATTCTTATGGATTAAAGATGGTTTTGCAAGTGCGAAAAGAATAACTGGGCAAAACATCATTAATATTTATGATGAGAATTTGTCAACAGTATATACGTATATTCAGTATGGAACAGAATTGAAAGTGTTAGAAGTTGGCGAAGATCGTGTGAAAGTTCAACTTTCTGGTTTGACAGGTTATGTGAAGAAGAATGAAATCACTTTAATTCCTACAAATGAAATGAAACAGTCGTCTTATTATGTGAAATCAGATGGATATTTATACCATAAATATTATACATATAATACAAGTTCACCTGGATATACAGAATTTAGATATGGTGTGGCACCTTCTTTCATGAAGCAAGGACAGCAAATGTATAGTGTAGATGGAAAAACATTTGGAGATGAAACTTTCTATCAATATTTCAATTATTTATCATTACGTTCGAAAACAAATTATACAGCTGAACAACTAGATAGTTATGTGAAATCGATTAAGCCAGACTCTCCATTAATTGGTTTAGGAAAGAAATTTAAAGAAGTAGAAAGCAAGTATAATGTAAATGCATTATTCTTATATTCATTAGCAATCCATGAAAGTTATTATGGAACAAGCGCTCTTGCAAAAGATAAAAATAATTTATTTGGTTTAAAAGCAACAGACGATAGTCCATATGGTAACGGGGAAGCATTTAATTCAAAAGAAGATTGTATTGAACATGCAGCAAAATTATACATGAATGAAGGATATTTAAATCCAGGACATTGGCGTTATACAGCAACATATACAGGTGATAAAGCTGCTGGTTTAAATGCGAAATATGCATCTGATGCGAACTGGGGTAAAAAAGTAGCGGGGCATATGAACCGTTTTGATTCTTATTTAGGTAAAAAAGAATACAACAAGTATAAACTTGCACGTGTGATGAATAACGTAGAAGTGAAAAAGAATCCTAGTATATCAAATGAGCGACTGTATCGTTTGAATACAAATGTAGTTGTCACAGTTACTGGTGAAGAAATAATAAATGGAAAAGCGTGGATTAAAGTTATTTCAGATAATCCTACTGTAACTGAAGCGTATATTGCAAAAGAAAGCTTAGAGTACGTAAAACATTAA
- a CDS encoding nucleoside triphosphate pyrophosphohydrolase: MSAYNKLVRDRVPEKILMSGKTYTAQKLTGQAYIQALAKIGTEEIREFASMKEREHALDSLADALEVIISLARAEGASIEDVERLRKKKEVERGGFERGIYLLDVSEE; encoded by the coding sequence ATGTCAGCATATAACAAGTTAGTAAGAGATCGTGTTCCAGAGAAGATTTTAATGTCTGGAAAAACGTATACCGCACAAAAATTAACAGGTCAAGCATATATACAAGCTTTAGCGAAAATTGGAACGGAAGAAATTCGTGAATTTGCTTCTATGAAAGAACGCGAACATGCGCTAGATTCTCTTGCGGATGCACTAGAAGTAATCATTTCATTAGCACGTGCGGAAGGTGCATCAATTGAAGATGTGGAACGCCTTCGTAAGAAAAAAGAAGTAGAGCGCGGTGGATTTGAAAGAGGGATTTATTTATTAGATGTCTCGGAAGAATAG